One part of the Megachile rotundata isolate GNS110a chromosome 16, iyMegRotu1, whole genome shotgun sequence genome encodes these proteins:
- the LOC100883209 gene encoding uncharacterized protein LOC100883209: MRPAKSWATLATAVLATALLLQSIAADAPISGSYLPPSTSYGTPNIGGGSFGGPSSSYGAPNGGGGGGGGGGGRPSSNYGAPSSNYGAPPSSNYGAPSSNYGAPSSNYGAPSSGGGGGGFGNGLSSSYGAPSRGGGGSLSSSYGAPSNGGGISSSYGAPTGGGGGFSRPSSSYGAPSTGGGSFNGGGYSGGGRGYSGGGGGYSNGGRGGGGYSGGGGYSNGGGYSGGGGYSGGGGYSGGGGGGYSGGGGGYSGGGGGYSGGGGYSGGGGGGYSGGGGYSGGGGGGYSGGGGGGYSGGGGGQSYASNGGYQY, from the exons ATGAGGCCCGCGAAAAGCTGGGCCACCCTGGCTACGGCCGTTCTTGCTACGGCCCTGCTGTTGCAGTCCATCGCAGCTGACG CACCAATTTCGGGCAGCTACTTACCACCATCAACCAGTTATGGAACACCAAACATAGGAGGCGGAAGCTTCGGTGGCCCATCATCTTCTTACGGCGCACCTAAcggtggtggcggtggtggcggtggcggtggcggtCGCCCGTCTTCCAACTACGGTGCCCCGTCCAGCAATTACGGAGCACCACCATCGAGCAACTACGGAGCACCATCCAGCAACTACGGTGCACCGTCCAGTAACTACGGAGCACCATCGTCcggtggtggcggcggcggTTTCGGTAACGGACTCTCGTCGAGCTACGGTGCACCATCGCGAGGAGGTGGCGGATCACTGTCATCCTCTTACGGTGCACCTAGCAACGGCGGAGGAATTTCTAGCAGTTATGGTGCGCCTACTGGAGGCGGTGGCGGATTCTCCAGACCGTCTTCCTCTTATGGTGCACCTAGCACCGGTGGTGGCAGTTTCAATGGAGG CGGCTATTCTGGCGGCGGACGTGGATATTCTGGAGGCGGAGGTGGTTACTCTAACGGCGGTCGAGGCGGCGGCGGTTACTCGGGCGGTGGCGGCTACTCGAACGGCGGCGGCTACTCCGGCGGTGGCGGTTACTCCGGAGGCGGTGGTTACTCTGGAGGTGGCGGAGGTGGTTACTCTGGAGGCGGAGGTGGCTACTCCGGAGGTGGAGGTGGCTACTCTGGAGGCGGTGGCTACTCTGGAGGAGGCGGAGGTGGCTACTCTGGAGGCGGCGGCTACTCTGGAGGAGGCGGAGGTGGTTACTCTGGAGGTGGCGGAGGTGGTTACTCTGGAGGCGGCGGCGGTCAAAGCTACGCCAGCAACGGAGGTTACCAATATTAA